The following proteins are encoded in a genomic region of Oryzias latipes chromosome 17, ASM223467v1:
- the LOC101164005 gene encoding histamine H3 receptor-like: MSEEHSDLNSTGYYFDSSSTRVQSSLVFSGPMFVLLMVMMVTLVVVIVLGNALVIWAFKVDKSLRRQCNYYFLNLAISDFLVGAFCIPVYIPYILTGRWTLGRGLCKLWLVVDYLLCSASVFSIVLISYDRFLSVTRAVSYRARQSMTHQAIIKMIAVWVLAFVLYGPAIIFWELVVGKSRVPKDECFAEFYYSWYFLLSASMLEFFSPFISVAFFNLSIYLSIRRRRQHHREAQLQLQANEPASAHGESNPLSQNWGFGIKRPLRGSFHSQTSSPCLGKPDPSPSRAAHPSRLSRDKKIAKSLAIIVCVFAICWAPYTLLMIIRAACRGRCIQHHWYEVTFWLLWLNSAINPFLYPLCHSSFRRAFSKILCPNRHTTPPSSVLRSGQ; this comes from the exons ATGTCGGAGGAACACTCAGATTTGAACTCCACGGGCTATTATTTTGACAGTTCCTCCACGAGAGTCCAAAGCAGCTTGGTGTTCTCAGGACCCATGTTTGTCCTtctgatggtgatgatggtgactTTGGTTGTTGTCATAGTTCTGGGGAATGCGCTGGTCATTTGGGCTTTCAAGGTGGACAAGAGTTTGAGGAGACAATGCAATTACTACTTTTTGAATTTGGCCATCTCAGATTTTCTTGTGG GTGCATTTTGCATCCCAGTCTACATCCCCTACATCCTCACAGGCAGGTGGACGCTGGGTCGAGGGCTCTGCAAACTCTGGCTGGTTGTTGATTACCTGCTTTGTTCAGCATCCGTCTTCAGCATTGTGCTCATCAGCTACGATCGCTTCCTCTCGGTCACCAGAGCA GTGAGTTATCGTGCCAGGCAGAGCATGACTCATCAAGCTATTATCAAGATGATTGCCGTCTGGGTCCTTGCCTTTGTCCTGTATGGCCCAGCGATCATTTTTTGGGAGCTGGTAGTGGGCAAAAGTCGTGTGCCAAAGGATGAGTGCTTTGCAGAGTTCTATTACTCCTGGTACTTCCTGCTGAGTGCTTCTATGCTGGAGTTTTTCTCTCCTTTCATCTCTGTGGCTTTCTTCAACCTCAGCATTTACCTCAGCATACGCAGGAGGAGACAACACCACAGGGAGGCCCAGCTTCAGCTTCAAGCCAACGAACCTGCTTCTGCCCATGGGGAAAGTAACCCCCTATCCCAGAACTGGGGGTTTGGGATAAAACGGCCTTTAAGAGGTTCTTTCCACTCCCAGACCTCCTCTCCCTGTTTGGGTAAACCGGATCCCTCACCCAGCAGGGCTGCTCATCCGAGCCGTCTGTCCAGGGATAAGAAAATTGCTAAGTCTCTGGCTATCATAGTTTGTGTGTTTGCCATCTGCTGGGCACCGTACACCCTACTGATGATCATCCGTGCCGCCTGCCGAGGGCGATGCATCCAGCATCACTGGTATGAGGTCACCTTCTGGCTCCTGTGGCTCAACTCCGCTATTAACCCATTCCTGTACCCTTTGTGCCACAGTAGCTTTCGAAGGGCCTTCAGCAAGATCCTCTGCCCAAACCGGCACACAACGCCACCTTCATCTGTGCTCCGCTCAGGCCAGTGA